Proteins encoded by one window of uncultured Celeribacter sp.:
- a CDS encoding group III truncated hemoglobin, with protein sequence MSETRSALPPKFEISHEDMDRVLTRFYAGVRQHPELGPVFGGHVEDWPAHEEKIGRFWRNAILHERQYDGFPQRVHLMAPEVKEHHFAMWLRLFDETLTAELDPETAAKWSEMAHRIGRAFRMGIMQRDQPKDAPPKLF encoded by the coding sequence ATGTCAGAGACCCGTTCCGCCCTGCCCCCGAAATTCGAGATCAGCCATGAGGACATGGACCGCGTGCTTACACGTTTCTATGCGGGTGTACGTCAGCACCCCGAGCTTGGCCCGGTGTTCGGCGGCCATGTCGAAGATTGGCCGGCGCATGAGGAAAAGATCGGCCGGTTCTGGCGCAACGCGATCCTACACGAACGGCAATATGACGGCTTTCCGCAGCGCGTCCACCTGATGGCGCCGGAGGTGAAAGAGCATCACTTTGCCATGTGGCTCAGGCTTTTCGACGAAACACTTACCGCCGAGCTGGACCCGGAGACAGCAGCGAAATGGTCGGAGATGGCGCATCGCATCGGGCGGGCCTTTCGCATGGGGATCATGCAGCGAGATCAGCCGAAAGACGCACCGCCGAAGCTGTTTTGA
- a CDS encoding TIGR01620 family protein has protein sequence MTDNQPSRGPILIELDEEPTITPSTAEPVPDLAPLARPAAMERVAVLVGRKPSALARWFWRLFAALFAFTVSIVTYDAIMGLIAAHPVLGYVALGLTGAFVVVLAAIAIRELSAFARLKRIDTLQKAAVDAMGAADLKAAKGVADKLLSVYAHRPELNWGKDRFRDREAEVFDADGLLGLAETELLVPLDAAARREVEAAARQVATVTALVPLALADVFTALTANLRMIRRIAEIYGGRSGTLGSWRVTKSVLTHLVATGAVAVGDDLIGTMAGGGVMAKVSRRFGEGVVNGALTARVGVAAIEVCRPLPFMKAKKPSVSGTVKRALTGLFDRGGE, from the coding sequence ATGACAGATAATCAGCCCAGTCGTGGTCCCATTCTGATCGAGCTGGACGAGGAGCCGACGATCACCCCCTCCACCGCCGAGCCGGTTCCCGATCTCGCGCCGCTTGCGCGGCCTGCCGCGATGGAGCGGGTGGCGGTTCTGGTTGGGCGCAAACCCTCCGCTCTGGCGCGCTGGTTCTGGCGGCTCTTCGCGGCGCTTTTTGCCTTTACCGTTTCGATTGTGACCTATGACGCCATCATGGGGCTGATCGCGGCGCATCCGGTGTTGGGCTATGTCGCACTTGGTCTGACGGGGGCGTTTGTCGTTGTTTTGGCCGCGATTGCGATCAGGGAGCTTTCCGCCTTCGCGCGTCTCAAACGGATCGACACGCTGCAAAAGGCGGCAGTGGACGCGATGGGGGCCGCCGATCTGAAAGCCGCGAAAGGCGTCGCGGATAAGCTTCTGTCAGTCTACGCCCATCGCCCGGAGCTGAACTGGGGCAAGGATCGGTTTCGCGACCGCGAGGCCGAGGTGTTCGATGCCGACGGGCTTTTGGGGCTGGCGGAAACCGAACTTCTTGTCCCGCTCGACGCCGCGGCCCGCCGCGAAGTCGAAGCCGCCGCGCGTCAGGTTGCCACTGTGACGGCACTGGTGCCGCTGGCTCTGGCGGATGTCTTCACAGCCCTCACCGCGAACCTGCGGATGATCCGGCGGATTGCGGAGATTTATGGCGGGCGGTCTGGCACGTTGGGGTCCTGGCGGGTGACGAAATCCGTGCTCACGCATCTGGTCGCGACCGGGGCCGTCGCCGTGGGCGATGATCTGATCGGCACCATGGCCGGTGGTGGTGTGATGGCGAAAGTGTCACGCCGCTTCGGCGAGGGGGTGGTCAACGGCGCCCTGACGGCGCGCGTGGGCGTGGCCGCCATTGAAGTCTGCCGCCCACTGCCGTTCATGAAGGCCAAAAAGCCGTCGGTGTCGGGGACGGTGAAGCGGGCTTTGACAGGGTTGTTCGATAGAGGCGGCGAATAA